From one Leguminivora glycinivorella isolate SPB_JAAS2020 chromosome 5, LegGlyc_1.1, whole genome shotgun sequence genomic stretch:
- the LOC125226505 gene encoding uncharacterized protein LOC125226505 gives MSYIKQLSKDKITLFSQGGSKDDKLPIEYCLKPTEYLPSFRKGSNNWALSAQYVNGRHFLTAFELNEGTLILESPEEESPSRTLRPCVKKDGQYMLGLWSQRLIFLLRKNELEVHSANFSVVQGEALLGTKRDFTELWAAELIGDVRGAHIMSSKEPSNATGGWKEPTFMCDLQLPRFALDGCLVVTTRGVYILNTVSEPCEWLVGVIMRGGGGAEQRAAALGAPVPTLLRASADMLLSRGKIAPAMYLFSLSQSQPDGWVARLGVFGRLHELSMYKHTGHAALGAPAIAIKMLALLLKMGTNEEETFDMDAKFTTLPPVELTELTSIAAAIGLWDLVPVFSTHCGHPALILNALKSRKLCRSAINCLLQQLYIVPLLLEENAQWLFDFIAEKCDSFDTKILKCFCLWLNPMQEQLRPVMRDLNQGISSVYTTRMLQLISTFMRVASTLEAHGPCPDIHLELSPTSETWKNQFVPRRALSCGLGHWALTDDGNAKVMMTETLVNTDVIGRVVDVACGRHHTLILTENGIYAAGDNTYGQLGVGAAWPGAAGDSATARGTLMRARHDNSTPVTAVSAGHYHSAAVDQGGRLYTWGWGVHGQLGLGTIDDKWTPQLVTKFQGRKVLRVGCGACHT, from the exons ATGTCTTACATAAAACAGCTGTCCAAGGATAAGATCACACTCTTCAGTCAGGGTGGCAGCAAAG atGACAAGTTACCCATAGAGTACTGTTTGAAGCCCACGGAATACCTGCCATCGTTCCGCAAGGGATCCAATAACTGGGCTCTGTCAGCCCAGTATGTCAATGGCAGACATTTTCTTACGGCGTTTGAACTTAACGAAGGCACATTGATA tTGGAAAGCCCAGAGGAAGAATCGCCATCAAGAACACTCAGACCCTGTGTTAAGAAGGATGGCCAGTATATGTTAGGGCTTTGGTCGCAGCGACTGATATTTCTGCTGAGGAAAAATGAGCTGGAAGTTCACAGTGCCAACTTTTCTGTCGTGCAA GGCGAAGCTCTTCTAGGCACCAAAAGGGACTTCACAGAGCTATGGGCAGCGGAGCTCATAGGCGACGTTCGTGGCGCTCACATAATGTCTTCCAAAGAGCCGTCAAATGCGACCGGCGGATGGAAGGAACCGACTTTTATGTGCGACCTGCAACTGCCACGGTTCGCGCTCGATGGGTGCCTTGTGGTCACAACTCGCGGGGTCTATATACTGAACACTGT GTCTGAACCGTGCGAATGGCTAGTCGGTGTGATAatgcgcggcggcggcggcgccgaaCAACGCGCGGCGGCGCTCGGCGCTCCCGTGCCAACTTTACTGCGCGCCTCCGCCGACATGTTGTTATCGCGTGGCAAAATCGCGCCCGCTATGTACCTGTTCTCACTGTCACAG AGTCAGCCAGATGGATGGGTAGCTAGACTTGGAGTGTTCGGACGACTTCATGAACTGTCGATGTATAAACACACCGGTCACGCAGCGCTCGGCGCGCCGGCCATCGCCATTAAAATGTTAGCCCTGCTGCTCAAGATGGGAACCAATGAGGAGGAAACGTTTGATAT GGACGCAAAGTTCACAACGCTGCCACCAGTCGAACTAACCGAACTCACGTCAATCGCCGCTGCCATCGGTCTCTGGGATCTGGTCCCAGTGTTCAGCACACATTGCGGTCACCCCGCCCTCATATTAAACGCACTGAAATCGAGGAAACTCTGCCGCAGCGCGATTAACTGTCTACTCCAACAGTTATACATTGTGCCGCTGCTTTTGGAGGAAAATGCTCAGTGGCTGTTTGATTTTATAGCGGAGAAATGTGACAGCTTTGACACGAAAATACTCAAG TGCTTCTGTTTGTGGCTGAACCCAATGCAAGAACAATTACGACCTGTTATGCGAGATCTGAATCAGGGAATATCTTCAGTTTAC ACAACAAGAATGCTGCAGTTAATATCGACGTTTATGAGAGTAGCGAGTACTCTGGAAGCCCATGGCCCGTGCCCCGACATCCACCTCGAATTGAGTCCGACCTCCGAAACTTGGAAGAATCAGTTCGTACCCCGGAG GGCACTCAGCTGCGGCCTAGGACACTGGGCGCTAACAGACGACGGGAACGCCAAAGTAATGATGACAGAAACGCTGGTCAATACGGATGTTATTGGCAGGGTCGTCGACGTGGCCTGTGGAAGACATCATACGCTGATATTGACTGAAAATGGG ATATACGCAGCAGGCGACAACACCTACGGACAGTTAGGTGTCGGTGCGGCGTGGCCCGGCGCGGCAGGCGACTCGGCAACCGCACGCGGCACTCTAATGAGAGCGCGACATGACAACAGTACACCCGTTACTGCTGTGTCCGCTGGGCACTACCACTCGGCTGCGGTCGACCAGGGTGGTCGGTTGTATACCTGGGG